Proteins from a genomic interval of bacterium:
- a CDS encoding rod shape-determining protein, whose translation MPFASLLRYFSNDLAIDLGTANTLVYARNQGIVVREPSVVVVNQLTNRIEAVGAEAKEMLGRTPGNIESIRPMKDGVIADFEVTERMLEYFIQKAHNRRMYVHPRIVIGVPSEITQVEKRAVKDSAMRAGAAEVYLVEQAMMAAIGAGLPITEPSGNMIVDIGGGTTDVAVISLAGTVYSRSVRIAGNEMDDAIIQYLKRKYNLLIGERTAEQIKMDIGSAYTLKEELRQEIKGRDLVEGVPKNLPVTDEEIREALAEPVTTIVESVRMALERTPPELSADIMDKGIVLSGGGSMLRGLDQRLRNETGLPVVLAEDPLSSVVLGTGRVLEDIELLRKVSIL comes from the coding sequence ATGCCGTTCGCGTCACTGCTTCGATATTTTTCCAACGATCTGGCGATTGACCTGGGAACCGCCAACACGCTCGTGTATGCGCGCAACCAGGGCATCGTCGTGCGTGAGCCGTCGGTCGTCGTGGTCAACCAGCTCACGAACCGCATCGAGGCCGTAGGCGCGGAAGCCAAGGAGATGCTCGGACGAACTCCGGGAAACATCGAGTCGATCAGGCCCATGAAGGACGGCGTCATCGCCGACTTCGAGGTGACCGAGCGAATGCTCGAGTACTTCATTCAGAAAGCGCACAATCGGCGAATGTACGTTCATCCGAGAATCGTGATTGGTGTGCCTTCCGAGATCACCCAGGTCGAGAAGAGAGCGGTCAAGGACTCGGCCATGCGTGCCGGCGCCGCCGAGGTCTACCTGGTCGAGCAGGCCATGATGGCGGCCATCGGCGCCGGCCTCCCGATTACCGAGCCGTCGGGCAACATGATCGTCGACATCGGTGGTGGCACGACGGACGTCGCGGTGATCTCGCTGGCGGGAACCGTGTACAGTCGCTCGGTCCGAATTGCCGGCAACGAGATGGACGACGCGATCATTCAGTACCTGAAGCGCAAATACAACTTGTTGATCGGAGAGCGCACGGCCGAGCAGATCAAGATGGACATCGGGTCGGCCTACACTCTCAAGGAAGAGTTGAGGCAGGAAATCAAGGGGCGCGACCTGGTGGAAGGCGTGCCCAAGAACCTGCCGGTAACCGACGAGGAGATACGAGAGGCGCTGGCCGAGCCGGTCACGACGATTGTCGAATCCGTACGCATGGCTCTCGAGCGAACCCCTCCCGAGCTCTCAGCCGACATCATGGATAAGGGCATTGTTCTCTCCGGTGGCGGCTCGATGCTCCGGGGCCTCGATCAGCGCCTGCGTAACGAGACCGGGCTGCCCGTGGTTCTTGCCGAGGATCCGCTGTCGAGCGTGGTTCTCGGGACCGGCCGAGTTCTGGAGGACATCGAGCTTCTCAGGAAGGTATCGATACTCTGA
- the mreD gene encoding rod shape-determining protein MreD, with protein MRAVKFLAGLLVAAMVHVLGVRLFDGFSSAIDVFLVVALFNALGGSPLAGLLGGLVTGWCADAMTGGLYGTYGFCNTLVGYGAAVAAQRLVIEKTSGVFLLFSLGAAVQQLLLVALSRLLRPGAAPPELTWLMVMFATVGLTGAVGFMLQGRALRWRNTWRRNRAARLR; from the coding sequence ATGCGGGCGGTTAAGTTCTTGGCAGGCCTGCTCGTGGCCGCGATGGTTCATGTGCTCGGAGTCCGGTTGTTCGATGGTTTCTCATCGGCGATCGATGTTTTCTTGGTGGTCGCACTGTTCAACGCTCTCGGCGGCAGCCCGCTTGCCGGGCTTCTGGGCGGGTTGGTGACCGGCTGGTGCGCGGATGCTATGACCGGAGGTCTCTACGGAACCTACGGTTTCTGCAACACGCTGGTGGGCTACGGTGCCGCAGTGGCGGCGCAGAGGCTGGTGATCGAGAAGACCAGCGGCGTATTTCTTCTCTTTTCCCTGGGTGCGGCGGTTCAGCAGCTGCTTCTCGTGGCACTCTCGCGTCTTCTGCGCCCCGGCGCGGCGCCGCCGGAGTTGACCTGGCTCATGGTCATGTTCGCGACGGTAGGACTGACCGGTGCCGTCGGTTTCATGTTGCAGGGGCGGGCGTTGCGCTGGCGCAACACCTGGCGCCGCAACCGAGCCGCCAGGCTTCGATGA
- the mreC gene encoding rod shape-determining protein MreC, which produces MTEKRIRWLLVGVLLAQLVLLSAQVRSDDQAHNLLEASMLRLVAPLAKGVDATARAVSGLREGFETRKALRADNEKLRSELETMRRQRVETFGLEQKLELLSKAASYAQSSGVRPRVADVVLLDYGSWQQTLMLYAGEEGVDRQQPVVTDAGLVGRVVVPAGRYAKVQMITDRSASVGAMIERTRRQGVVRGGERGLLEMDFVPLQEEVKVGDRVLTAGIDGVYPRGIPVGTVVSVTPGGELFHEIVLVPAVDLGQLDQVFLLQPEQVPVDMLEADDAGG; this is translated from the coding sequence GTGACGGAGAAGCGCATCCGTTGGCTGCTTGTCGGCGTCTTGTTGGCGCAGCTGGTTCTGCTCAGCGCCCAAGTGCGCTCGGACGATCAGGCCCACAATCTGCTGGAGGCGTCGATGCTGCGCCTGGTGGCGCCCCTGGCGAAAGGCGTCGATGCCACGGCACGCGCCGTTTCCGGATTGCGCGAAGGCTTCGAGACCCGCAAGGCTCTTCGCGCCGACAACGAGAAGCTCAGGAGCGAGCTAGAGACCATGCGTCGGCAGCGAGTCGAGACCTTCGGGCTCGAGCAAAAGCTGGAGCTGCTGTCGAAAGCGGCGAGCTACGCTCAGTCTTCTGGCGTTCGGCCGCGGGTGGCCGATGTTGTGTTGCTCGACTATGGATCCTGGCAGCAGACCCTGATGCTCTACGCCGGCGAGGAGGGCGTCGATCGCCAACAGCCCGTGGTTACCGATGCCGGCCTGGTCGGGAGGGTCGTGGTCCCGGCGGGGCGCTACGCCAAGGTCCAGATGATCACCGACCGCTCGGCCAGCGTCGGCGCCATGATCGAACGCACGCGACGGCAAGGGGTGGTTCGAGGTGGCGAGCGCGGTCTTCTCGAGATGGACTTCGTGCCGTTACAGGAAGAGGTCAAGGTGGGCGACCGTGTCCTCACCGCCGGGATAGACGGTGTCTATCCGCGCGGGATTCCGGTCGGCACGGTGGTCTCGGTGACCCCTGGGGGAGAGCTGTTTCACGAGATTGTGCTGGTACCGGCGGTCGATCTGGGCCAGTTGGATCAGGTTTTCTTGCTGCAGCCGGAGCAGGTTCCTGTCGACATGTTGGAAGCCGACGATGCGGGCGGTTAA
- a CDS encoding DUF2064 domain-containing protein: MIVADTKTPTLLVLTRGPRPESRRKRLLPGRLAHVETEFHQQSLAETIRCGRQLGCRIVVSCPRGLDLPEDVRLVPQAGRTFGERFAGALEHARAIGSGPVLVVGTDTPGLGTRVLKESLARLEAEPDSVVLGPAIDGGFYLLAFNGALDGIDWERVSWCSGRTRATLRARIEAVGRKVRFLEPRADLDRAPDMERWLASGRGEERWRIQAARIIRLLAERLLLELPAPFLPFDAPIPATVSGRAPPR; encoded by the coding sequence ATGATCGTCGCCGACACGAAAACGCCGACCCTGTTAGTTCTGACCCGGGGACCTCGCCCGGAGAGCCGCCGCAAGCGTCTTCTGCCCGGGCGGCTCGCCCACGTCGAAACGGAGTTTCACCAACAGAGCCTCGCGGAAACCATTCGCTGCGGCCGGCAGCTGGGCTGCCGGATCGTCGTCTCCTGTCCACGAGGCCTCGACTTGCCCGAAGACGTTCGACTCGTCCCTCAGGCCGGGCGCACTTTCGGCGAGCGCTTCGCGGGCGCTCTCGAGCACGCGCGCGCCATAGGCTCAGGGCCGGTATTGGTCGTCGGCACCGACACCCCCGGGCTCGGCACCCGAGTCCTGAAGGAGTCGCTCGCGCGCCTCGAGGCCGAACCCGACAGCGTCGTCCTGGGTCCCGCGATCGACGGCGGTTTCTACTTGCTGGCATTCAACGGGGCCCTGGACGGGATCGATTGGGAACGGGTCTCCTGGTGTTCGGGGAGAACTCGCGCGACGCTTCGCGCCCGAATCGAGGCCGTCGGCCGGAAGGTCCGCTTTCTAGAGCCGCGGGCCGACCTGGACCGCGCGCCCGACATGGAGCGCTGGTTGGCGAGTGGCCGCGGAGAAGAGCGCTGGCGCATCCAGGCCGCTCGCATCATTCGACTTCTGGCCGAGCGACTCCTCCTGGAGTTGCCTGCCCCGTTCTTGCCCTTCGACGCACCGATACCGGCCACCGTTTCGGGCCGCGCACCGCCACGCTAG
- the ruvA gene encoding Holliday junction branch migration protein RuvA, whose translation MIGYLRGKVLDAGPEAVLLDVAGVGYQLAIPLSTYSELDRSDKAEPIGLFVHTHVRADAIELFGFWTARERSLFELLIGVSGIGPRLARVILSGMAPEDLVSSISSENVVRLATIPGIGKKTAQRMVIELKDRVRDLGGDLAASVAASPDDDLLAALVNLGYRSGDAEKALAKARAKNPDGDSEDLLRASLNFLSRA comes from the coding sequence ATGATCGGCTATCTGCGCGGCAAAGTCCTCGACGCCGGCCCTGAGGCCGTCTTGCTCGACGTTGCCGGAGTCGGCTATCAGCTGGCGATTCCGCTTTCGACCTACTCGGAGCTGGATCGATCCGACAAGGCCGAACCCATCGGTCTGTTTGTTCATACCCACGTGCGTGCCGACGCGATCGAGCTGTTCGGATTCTGGACGGCACGCGAACGTAGCCTCTTCGAGTTGCTTATCGGTGTCTCGGGCATCGGGCCTCGGCTCGCGCGCGTGATTCTCTCCGGCATGGCACCCGAGGACCTGGTTAGCTCGATCTCGAGCGAGAATGTGGTCCGCCTGGCCACCATTCCCGGCATCGGCAAGAAGACCGCGCAACGCATGGTGATCGAGCTCAAGGATAGAGTCCGCGACCTGGGCGGCGATCTCGCCGCGAGCGTTGCCGCCTCGCCCGACGACGACCTCCTCGCCGCGCTCGTCAACCTGGGCTACCGCAGTGGCGACGCCGAGAAAGCCCTGGCCAAAGCGCGAGCGAAGAATCCCGATGGCGACTCCGAAGATCTACTCAGAGCCAGTTTGAACTTTCTCTCGCGCGCCTGA
- the ruvB gene encoding Holliday junction branch migration DNA helicase RuvB, with amino-acid sequence MSPDRQLMSGAPDSEDLGVEISLRPRTLSEYVGQTRIVDKLRVFVEAARGRRESLDHVLLFGPPGLGKTTLAHIIAQEMETSIRTTSGPVLERAGDLAAILTNLQPGEVLFIDEIHRLGPTVEEILYPALEDYSLDLVIGQGPAARTMRIDLPPFTLVGATTRAGLITAPLRARFGIVHRLDFYQPKELATIVRRSGQLLEIAVDQAGAQELAGRSRGTPRIANRLLRRVRDYAQVHGNGTIDLESASSALELLEVDEFGFDEVDRKILATLIDQYQGGPAGIQALAAAVGEDRGTLEDLYEPYLIQEGFLQRTPRGRIATRRAYDHLGIQPPSGAVGSLF; translated from the coding sequence ATGTCTCCCGACCGACAGCTCATGTCCGGTGCTCCGGACTCGGAGGACCTGGGTGTCGAGATCTCGCTCCGGCCCAGAACACTTTCCGAGTACGTCGGGCAGACGCGCATCGTCGACAAGCTCCGAGTATTCGTGGAGGCCGCCCGCGGCCGGCGCGAGTCGCTCGATCACGTGCTTCTCTTCGGGCCGCCCGGGCTCGGCAAGACCACCCTCGCTCACATTATCGCGCAAGAAATGGAAACCTCGATTCGGACGACCTCCGGTCCGGTTCTGGAACGTGCCGGTGATCTCGCGGCAATCCTGACCAACCTCCAGCCGGGCGAGGTTCTCTTCATCGACGAGATTCACCGCTTGGGGCCGACGGTGGAGGAAATCCTCTACCCGGCACTCGAAGACTATTCGCTCGACCTGGTCATCGGACAGGGGCCCGCGGCTCGGACGATGCGCATCGACCTGCCGCCCTTTACGCTCGTCGGCGCAACCACTCGAGCCGGGCTCATTACCGCCCCCCTCCGGGCCCGCTTCGGCATTGTCCACCGGCTCGACTTCTATCAACCCAAGGAACTGGCGACCATTGTTCGCCGGTCCGGCCAACTGCTCGAAATCGCGGTTGACCAAGCTGGGGCCCAAGAGCTTGCCGGTCGAAGTCGCGGCACGCCGAGGATCGCCAACCGCTTGCTTCGCCGGGTGCGCGACTACGCACAGGTTCACGGCAACGGCACAATCGACCTCGAGTCCGCAAGCAGCGCCCTCGAACTGCTCGAGGTCGACGAGTTCGGGTTCGACGAGGTCGATCGCAAGATTCTGGCGACCCTGATCGACCAGTATCAGGGCGGTCCAGCCGGCATTCAGGCTCTCGCCGCGGCGGTCGGCGAAGACCGTGGCACGCTCGAAGATCTCTACGAGCCCTACCTGATCCAGGAGGGATTTCTGCAGAGAACTCCGCGCGGTCGGATCGCCACCCGTCGAGCCTACGACCACCTGGGCATACAACCGCCCTCGGGCGCCGTCGGCTCTTTGTTCTAG
- a CDS encoding radical SAM protein: MSQNWSAHRAEERPVERFSPHGRYSLALAYANSYHLGMSSLALQRLYTLIHRAEDWSCERFFADGSGEPRSVELDTPLSAFGAIAFSVSFEGDYVHLLQMLDRSGIPLRRSRRRADDPVIIVGGACASINPLPLAEFVDVFALGAAENLLPELLPALEEESRQAVLERLAGKPGFFIPELHHPEATRDRGPAFQKLAKLELSAEQMLEPGHLPTTAIVTPHTEFANKFLLEMSRGCPEKCMYCWATFGMGRFRWHPTEFILGALAGARPVTDQLGFVATAVGDHPELERILLSANELGFRTSVSSVRIPAVNESVLAALAASGDRSITLAPETGSDELRIKLNKPVPNRMLLDKVRLIFRAGFTQLKLYFIVGLPGETDSDVDAILAIARRCREIMLEELAPSGVIGNIHLGVNILIPKPYTGYQRDTVEDPAVLKRKLGVLRTGARKIPNVSMTTMPVREAVWQAYITKAGSDAADVLERAAEGAGAASLLREFRRRIEPVVFERSPSGERLRWHFLRAG; encoded by the coding sequence ATGAGCCAGAACTGGAGCGCGCACCGCGCCGAAGAACGCCCGGTCGAGCGCTTCTCGCCCCACGGGCGCTACAGTCTCGCGCTGGCGTACGCCAACAGCTACCACCTGGGCATGTCGTCGCTGGCCCTCCAGCGCCTCTATACCCTGATTCACCGGGCAGAGGACTGGTCTTGCGAGCGCTTCTTCGCCGACGGCTCGGGGGAGCCGAGGTCGGTGGAGCTCGACACGCCGCTTTCGGCGTTCGGTGCGATCGCGTTCTCGGTCTCCTTCGAGGGCGACTACGTTCACCTGTTGCAGATGCTCGATCGCTCAGGGATCCCCCTGCGCCGCAGCCGGCGGAGAGCCGATGACCCCGTGATCATCGTCGGCGGAGCGTGCGCATCGATCAATCCCCTGCCGCTGGCCGAGTTCGTGGATGTTTTCGCCCTCGGCGCCGCTGAGAATCTTCTGCCCGAGCTCCTGCCGGCACTGGAGGAAGAGAGCCGCCAGGCGGTGCTCGAGCGGCTTGCCGGCAAGCCGGGATTCTTCATCCCCGAGCTCCACCATCCGGAAGCCACTCGAGATCGGGGCCCGGCGTTTCAAAAACTGGCCAAACTCGAGTTGAGCGCCGAGCAGATGCTCGAGCCGGGCCACCTGCCGACCACCGCGATTGTCACACCGCACACCGAGTTCGCCAACAAGTTTCTGCTCGAGATGTCTCGAGGCTGTCCCGAGAAGTGCATGTACTGCTGGGCGACCTTCGGCATGGGCCGCTTCCGCTGGCACCCGACCGAGTTCATTCTCGGAGCGCTCGCGGGGGCGCGGCCGGTCACCGACCAGCTCGGGTTCGTGGCCACTGCCGTCGGCGATCATCCGGAGCTCGAAAGGATTCTCCTGAGCGCCAACGAGCTCGGTTTTCGCACTTCGGTCTCCTCGGTTCGGATTCCGGCCGTGAACGAGAGCGTCCTCGCGGCCCTGGCCGCATCGGGCGATCGTTCGATCACCTTGGCCCCAGAGACCGGTAGCGACGAGCTGCGGATCAAGCTCAACAAGCCGGTGCCAAACAGGATGCTGCTTGACAAGGTCAGGCTGATCTTTCGCGCCGGATTCACCCAGCTCAAGCTCTATTTCATCGTCGGCCTTCCGGGTGAGACCGACAGCGACGTGGACGCGATTCTGGCGATCGCCAGACGATGCCGCGAGATCATGCTTGAAGAGTTGGCCCCATCGGGAGTCATCGGCAATATCCATCTCGGTGTCAACATCTTGATTCCCAAGCCGTATACCGGCTACCAGCGCGACACCGTCGAGGATCCCGCGGTTCTCAAACGCAAGCTCGGGGTTCTGAGGACCGGCGCGCGCAAGATCCCGAACGTCTCGATGACCACCATGCCGGTGCGCGAAGCCGTTTGGCAGGCCTACATCACCAAGGCCGGTTCCGACGCCGCCGATGTCCTGGAGCGAGCCGCCGAGGGCGCCGGTGCGGCCTCCCTGTTGCGCGAGTTTAGGCGGCGAATAGAACCCGTGGTATTCGAGCGCAGTCCGAGTGGCGAACGGCTTCGATGGCACTTCCTACGCGCCGGCTGA
- a CDS encoding metallophosphoesterase family protein — protein MDRDDEKLTAHRGLATWGEKLVPLGRFHEATAHAGRVLDGADRERERRAFAARRPDSTTVEGPYTRVAVFGGVYNNHCALEALLQAVRDDAVEAVYCLGDLGGFGPSPERVRPLLEQGGVLAIQGNYEESLAAGHDDCNCGYTDPRDNHFAEISYSYTAARTSAEFKRWMGDLPPRRRVWVGNREFLLVHGSPRRVNEFLFASTSPDPFLEVLLDQEGADGLLFTHTGLHWHRRLPSGRDAINAGVIGRPANDGRTSVWYTLIEASGDDVSITLKPLDYDYQKLIIEMRAEELPEEFIETIATGWWTTCLEILPAKERALSRY, from the coding sequence ATGGACCGCGACGACGAGAAGCTGACTGCCCATCGCGGCCTGGCGACCTGGGGCGAGAAGCTCGTGCCGCTCGGCCGGTTTCACGAGGCCACCGCCCACGCCGGACGGGTTCTGGATGGCGCCGATCGCGAGCGGGAAAGACGGGCCTTTGCCGCGCGGCGCCCGGATTCGACCACCGTAGAGGGTCCCTATACTCGTGTCGCGGTCTTTGGTGGTGTCTACAACAACCACTGCGCTCTGGAAGCACTGCTCCAGGCTGTCCGTGACGATGCCGTCGAGGCTGTCTATTGCCTCGGCGATCTGGGCGGCTTCGGGCCGAGCCCGGAGAGAGTTCGACCGCTTCTGGAGCAGGGTGGCGTTCTCGCCATCCAGGGCAACTACGAGGAGTCTCTTGCCGCCGGCCACGACGACTGCAACTGCGGATACACCGACCCACGCGACAATCACTTCGCCGAGATCTCCTATAGCTACACCGCGGCCAGGACCTCGGCGGAGTTCAAGCGCTGGATGGGTGATCTTCCGCCCCGCCGGCGCGTCTGGGTCGGAAACCGCGAGTTCCTCTTGGTTCACGGCTCGCCGCGAAGGGTCAACGAGTTTCTTTTCGCCTCGACGTCGCCGGACCCGTTTCTCGAGGTACTGCTCGATCAGGAAGGCGCCGACGGCCTGCTCTTCACCCACACCGGCCTGCACTGGCACCGCCGGTTGCCCTCCGGCAGAGATGCCATCAACGCCGGAGTCATCGGACGGCCCGCCAACGACGGTCGGACCTCGGTTTGGTATACGCTGATCGAGGCCTCTGGGGACGATGTCTCGATCACCCTGAAACCGCTCGACTACGACTATCAGAAACTGATCATCGAAATGCGCGCCGAGGAGCTTCCCGAGGAGTTCATCGAGACCATTGCCACGGGCTGGTGGACGACCTGTCTCGAGATCTTGCCGGCCAAAGAGCGCGCGCTCTCACGCTATTGA
- a CDS encoding radical SAM protein translates to MPDLSPATPAEASSTAPWVELRSLDTLWFQVSGTVCNLACTHCFVSSSPTNHTHEALSLAEIVPYLEEGSALGVKEYYFTGGEPFLNPEMEQILEKTLEYGPATVLTNGLLLNPDRCRKLARMARDCRYSLDFRVSLDGYSAATNDPIRGAGTFERILAGISNLFKAGLNPVITVTEVYDDNGSIEGKTRFFALLAELGIEKPRLKMLPVFRIGAEAERTGAYESWQRLRTSDKPGSWDHLQCSSCRMVTDQGVWVCPILVNEPDGKMGAELADTLNAFAMTHSACWTCHVYGVSCKT, encoded by the coding sequence ATGCCCGACTTGTCGCCGGCGACCCCGGCCGAGGCATCGAGTACCGCCCCCTGGGTCGAGTTGCGCTCTCTCGACACACTCTGGTTCCAGGTTTCGGGAACCGTCTGCAACCTGGCTTGCACGCACTGTTTCGTGTCGAGCTCGCCGACCAACCATACCCATGAAGCGCTGTCCCTGGCCGAGATCGTTCCCTACCTCGAAGAAGGCTCTGCTCTGGGTGTCAAGGAGTACTACTTCACGGGCGGCGAGCCGTTTCTGAATCCCGAGATGGAGCAGATCCTGGAGAAGACCCTGGAGTACGGCCCGGCCACGGTCCTGACCAACGGGCTGCTGCTCAACCCCGACCGCTGCCGGAAGCTCGCTCGAATGGCTCGCGATTGCCGCTACTCCCTAGACTTTCGTGTCTCGCTCGACGGCTATTCTGCCGCCACTAACGATCCGATTCGAGGGGCGGGCACTTTCGAGCGGATTCTCGCGGGGATCTCGAACCTCTTCAAAGCAGGGCTCAACCCGGTGATCACCGTGACCGAGGTCTACGATGACAACGGCTCGATCGAGGGCAAGACTCGATTCTTCGCTCTCCTGGCGGAGCTCGGCATCGAGAAGCCCCGGCTCAAGATGCTGCCGGTCTTTCGAATCGGAGCCGAGGCCGAGCGCACCGGAGCCTACGAAAGCTGGCAGCGACTGCGCACCAGCGACAAGCCGGGAAGCTGGGACCACCTCCAGTGCTCGAGCTGCCGGATGGTGACCGACCAGGGGGTCTGGGTCTGTCCCATACTGGTCAACGAGCCCGACGGGAAGATGGGGGCAGAGCTGGCCGACACTCTGAACGCCTTTGCCATGACCCACTCCGCCTGCTGGACGTGTCACGTCTACGGCGTGAGCTGCAAGACCTGA
- a CDS encoding methyltransferase domain-containing protein gives MALANVEKVVKDRYRKGAQNQVAELCCPVDYDPQYLEVIPKKVLERDYGCGDPSRHLNPGETVLDLGSGTGKICFIAAQVVGPEGRVIGVDMTPEMLEVARESAPVVAERLGYANVEFRRGRIQDLSLDWDLLERELAAQPITNAESLFAAEHRADDLRRERPLVTDESVDVVVSNCVLNLVENAKKQKLFAEIYRVLKTGGRAVISDIVSDEPVPIEMQKDPELWSGCISGAFTEHGFLEAFERAAFHGIRILERDRNPWRVVEGLEFRSLTVEAFKGKEGACLERNQAVVYKGPFKEVLDDDDHRLERGRRYAVCDKTYRLYSTAPYAESFEFIDPLEEIPLDAAQPFDCSRTVLRHPRETKGEDYEVTTEPVPCCEPGDGCC, from the coding sequence ATGGCTCTAGCGAACGTCGAAAAAGTCGTCAAGGATCGTTACCGAAAAGGTGCCCAGAACCAGGTCGCCGAGCTCTGCTGTCCGGTGGACTACGATCCCCAATACCTCGAAGTCATTCCCAAGAAGGTCCTCGAGCGTGACTATGGTTGCGGCGACCCGAGCCGGCATCTGAATCCCGGTGAGACCGTGCTCGACCTGGGAAGCGGCACCGGCAAGATCTGCTTTATCGCCGCTCAGGTGGTCGGGCCGGAGGGTCGTGTCATCGGCGTCGACATGACGCCCGAGATGCTCGAAGTCGCGCGTGAGTCGGCGCCCGTGGTCGCCGAACGGCTCGGCTACGCCAACGTCGAGTTTCGTCGGGGCCGCATTCAGGACCTATCCCTGGACTGGGACCTGCTCGAGCGCGAGCTCGCCGCCCAACCGATTACCAACGCCGAATCGCTGTTCGCCGCAGAGCATCGAGCCGACGACCTTCGGCGGGAGCGGCCGTTGGTCACAGACGAGTCGGTGGACGTAGTGGTTTCCAACTGCGTCCTCAACCTGGTCGAGAACGCAAAGAAGCAGAAGCTGTTCGCGGAGATCTACCGCGTCCTCAAAACCGGCGGCCGGGCGGTGATCTCCGATATCGTCAGCGACGAGCCGGTGCCAATCGAGATGCAGAAGGACCCCGAGCTGTGGAGCGGCTGCATCTCCGGCGCTTTCACCGAGCATGGCTTCCTCGAGGCCTTTGAGCGGGCCGCCTTTCACGGCATCCGCATCCTGGAGCGCGACCGGAACCCGTGGCGCGTCGTCGAAGGGCTCGAGTTTCGCTCGCTCACCGTCGAAGCCTTCAAGGGCAAGGAGGGCGCCTGCCTCGAACGCAACCAGGCCGTGGTCTACAAGGGGCCGTTCAAGGAAGTCCTCGACGACGATGATCACCGCTTGGAGCGCGGTCGGCGCTACGCGGTCTGCGACAAGACCTACCGGCTGTACTCGACCGCGCCGTACGCCGAGTCTTTCGAATTCATCGATCCTCTCGAGGAAATCCCGCTCGACGCCGCACAGCCCTTTGATTGTTCCCGGACCGTGCTGCGCCACCCAAGAGAGACCAAGGGCGAGGACTACGAAGTCACGACAGAGCCGGTCCCGTGCTGTGAGCCCGGAGACGGCTGCTGCTGA
- a CDS encoding formamidopyrimidine-DNA glycosylase codes for MPELPDIESYLGALRSLVAGSRLRGVRLSSPFLLRSVEPPLSKTAGRSVLGVTRLGKRVVLALEDDLFLVLHLMIAGRLHWKAPGAKIPGRVGLAAFDFDPGTLVLTEAGSKKRASLYAVAGEEALAEHDPGGLEVLDTDLETFASAVRSRSHTLKRALTDPRILAGIGNAYSDEILHRACLSPFKRTRDLGEDEVARLFEATRAVLNEWTARLTEEARRNRDGFPAKVTAFRPEMAVHGKHREPCPACGSPVQRIVYASNEANYCASCQTGGKILADRVLSKLLKDDWPRTLEELEERRL; via the coding sequence ATGCCCGAGCTCCCGGATATTGAGAGCTACCTGGGGGCGCTGCGCTCCCTGGTAGCCGGCTCGCGACTCCGGGGTGTGCGTTTGTCCAGCCCGTTTCTTCTGCGGTCGGTGGAGCCACCGCTGTCGAAAACCGCCGGGCGTTCGGTTCTCGGGGTCACCCGTCTGGGAAAGCGAGTCGTCCTCGCCCTGGAAGACGACCTCTTTCTGGTCCTCCATCTGATGATCGCAGGCCGGCTGCACTGGAAAGCACCCGGCGCGAAGATCCCCGGCCGAGTGGGACTCGCGGCTTTCGACTTCGATCCCGGAACCCTCGTTCTGACCGAGGCGGGATCGAAGAAGCGCGCATCCCTCTATGCCGTCGCCGGCGAAGAGGCCCTCGCCGAGCACGACCCCGGCGGGCTCGAGGTGTTGGACACCGACCTCGAGACCTTCGCCTCGGCCGTGCGCTCGAGGAGCCACACGCTCAAACGCGCGCTCACCGATCCCCGGATCCTGGCAGGGATAGGCAACGCCTACTCGGACGAGATTCTCCATCGGGCGTGCCTGTCGCCGTTCAAGCGAACGCGCGACCTCGGCGAGGACGAGGTCGCGCGCCTGTTCGAGGCCACTCGAGCCGTTCTGAACGAGTGGACCGCCCGGCTGACCGAGGAAGCTAGACGCAATCGGGACGGCTTCCCCGCCAAGGTCACCGCCTTCCGCCCCGAAATGGCGGTTCACGGCAAACACAGGGAGCCCTGCCCGGCCTGTGGCTCGCCCGTGCAGCGCATCGTCTACGCATCCAACGAGGCCAACTACTGCGCCTCCTGCCAGACCGGGGGCAAGATTCTGGCCGATCGGGTCTTGTCCAAGCTCCTCAAGGACGACTGGCCCCGAACGCTCGAAGAGCTCGAAGAGCGGCGCCTCTAG